AGAACAGTTCTAAGGTTTTTACCGCCTTTAATTATTCCTAAAGAACATATAGATCAAGTAGTAAAGGTTTTGAATGAAATTGTTGAAGAAAAAGAAAGAAATTTATTCAATCAACCTTCTTAAGTCTCTTCTTGAATTTTATAGTCCATCAGGTTTTGAGGATGAGATTTCAAATTTTATTAAAGAAGAATTAATTAATTTAGGGTTTAAAGCTAAAAAAGATAATGTTGGAAATGTTATAGGTGAATCAGGTGGAGATAAACCTGTAATCCTTTTATGTAGCCATATGGATACTGTTCCTGGAAAAATTCCAGTTAAAATTGTTGATGAAAAAATTTATGGAAGAGGAGCTGTTGACGCTAAAAGCTCTTTAGCAGCTATAATAACTGCTTCAGCTAATTTACTTCATGAAGATTTCCCAGCAAAAATAATTCTAGCTGCAGTTGTAGATGAAGAAGGATCAGGTAAAGGAATAAAAAATTTAATTAAACAAAAAATTAAAGTTGATTATGCTATTTTCGGAGAACCAAGTAATACAAAAGGCGTAGTAATAGGTTATAAAGGAAGTTTAAAACTTAAAGTTATTTGTGAAACAGTTGGGGGGCACTCATCTGCTCCGTGGTTATTTGAAAACGCTATTGAAAAAGCTTTTGAAGCTTGGAACATAATTAAAAACTTTAGACATGAAAAAGAGAAGTTAAATTCTAAATTTTACTCTTTAACAAGTTGTTTAACAAAAATTAATGGAGGATCAAATTTTAGTCTCGTTCCAAATAATTGTGAAATAGAAGTTGATTTAAGGATTCCTCCCCAAATTCATCCAGAAGAGATACTTTATTTAATAAAGAAAAAAGTAAACTTCGCAAAAATTGAAGCTTTAGATTATGTTAAAGGTTACGAAATTAATTCAAACTCTTTCTTGGTTAAAGCTTTTATTTATGCTATTCGAAAAGTTAGTGGTAGTCAAGTTTCTTTACTAAAGAAAACTGGTACTTCAGACATGAATATTTTAGCTGAAACCTTAAATATCCCTATGGTAGCTTATGGACCTGGAGATTCAACACTTGATCACACAGAGAATGAATTTATAAATATTAATGATTTTTTAACTAGTATAAAAATTTACGAGGAAGCATTAAAATTTTTAGTTAAAATTTAAATCCTTCATTTTTAAAGATAACTTCTATAATTAATTACTTTATGTGAGACTGAAAATTATGATAAATGATGAATTATCAATTGAATTATGGCCTTTTATTCTTCCTCTCCCAAAAAAGAAATGGATGCAATATAAAATTCTTTTATCAGCTTTCGGTTCTAAAGTTGCTTTCTCAATTTTAAAAAACCTTAAAATTGAAGGTAAAACATACCAAAAAGAACTTGTTAAAAAGTTAAATCAACATTCAAGTAAATCTATTCTTCATTATTTAAAATTGTTTGTTGAAGCTAAAGTTTTAGAGGAAGGAATGGAACAATGCAAAATTGAGGGTAAAACAATATGGGTAAAATGGTATAAACCTACTTTTCTTGGAAAATGGCTTATTTTACTTTTAATTTCACCGAAAAAACTTTCTAAAGAGGAAATTAAAGAAATGAGCAAAGCTTTTCTAAAATTTTATGCTAAAAGTTTAGCGAAATTTTGTAGTAACTATGAAATTAATCCTGAAGAGTTTAAAAAAGAGTTTGATGAAGCTTTGAAAGAATTCAAATCAGAATAGGAATGATAAACACCCGTTAATAAATATTTAACTTTATGGTTATTTTTAAATTTATCTTAATGGAGGGTTTAAACTGAGAAAAATCTACTGTCCTAATTGTAATAAAGAAATGAACGAGTATTATGTAGGGTTAATTCTTATTGGTATGTTCTTAACGTTTGGGCGTATTGCTACATACCTTTACGAAAATTGTGGATGTATAAATTTCTACTTAAAAGAGCTAACTTGAAAAAAGTTTGTAATTATTTTTATACTTTAAATTAAATAATAAGTAAATTCCAAAGAGAAACCCCAAGTATAAATGAAACAACCCAAGATAAAATAGCATAAACAATTAAAGCCACTATTGCTATTCCTAAAGCTCCTAACCAACCTGTATCGAAAAAATGATGAATTAAACCCAACCATAAAAGTAAAACTATAAAGAATCCTATAAAACCTAAGAAAGGAGTAAATCTTGAAATTAAACTTCCTATAATTAATCCTAAAAATGTTATCCATAAAGCATCACTAAATTTAGCTTTCTTTTTTCCTACAGTGTTTCTCCCCACAATCCAAAGCGCTAATGCAATTACCATGAATTTTATTAAAAACAGAATTGTTTGCCCAATAATTTGTGAAACAATCATTTTTAAAATCCTCAATATTTAGTTTTTTTATTTTTAATTTAAATTTTCGTTTTATTCCTATTGGAATTTATTTTCCAGAAAAATATTAATATTAGAATTTTAACTTTAGAATTAAACTAACTGATTTTTTAAACAAATAAGGTTTTGGAGGAAAAATGCATTGAAACAATTAAGAACTATAGAGGAAATAAACAAGAAAATAGAAAGAGGCGATATTGTAGTTTTAACTGCTGAAGAAATGAAGGAGCTTGTAAAAACTAAAGGAACTAAAGTAGCTGCAAAAGAAGTTGATGTAGTAACAACTGGAACCTTTGGAGCTATGTGCAGTTCAGGGGCTTTTTTAAATTTTGGGCATTCCGATCCACCTATTAAAATAGAGCGCATATTAATTAATGGTGTTGAGGCTTATCATGGAGGAGCTGCTGTAGATTGCTATATTGGGGCAACAAAAATGGATCCTAATAGACCATTTGAATATGGAGGAGGACACGTTATAGAAGATTTAGTAAGCGGAAAAGAAGTTGAAATTGAAGCTACAGGTTATGGAACAGATTGTTATCCAAGGAAATATGTAAAAACTGAAATAACAATTCATGATTTAAACCAAGCAATTCTTTGTAACCCTAGAAATTGTTATCAAAGATATAATGCTGCTACTAATAGTCGAAATGAAGTCATATACACCTATATGGGTAAACTTCTTCCAAATTATGGAAATGCTTCTTATGCTGGAGCAGGATGCCTTAATCCATTGATGAATGACCCAGACTATGAAACTATAGGGATAGGAACAAGAATCTTTTTAGGAGGAGGAATAGGGTATGTAATAGGTGAGGGAACTCAACATGATCCTAAAAATGGTTTTGGAACATTAATGGTGAAAGGTGACTTAAAACAAATGAGTCCTGAATTCCTTAAGGGCGCAAGTTTCACTAGATATGGAACAACTCTTTATGTAGGAATCGGAATTCCTATCCCAATTTTGAATGAAGGATTAGCTAAAAAAACTGCAGTTACAGATGATGAAATAGAAACAAACCTTTTAGATTATGGTATTCCGAAAAGGGATCGCCCAATTTTAAAAAAGATTAAATACAGTGAGCTTAAATCTGGCAAAATAGAATTGAATGGAAAAGAGATTCCCGTAGCTCCTCTTTCAAGCTTAAAAAAAGCTAGAGAAATCACCTATATTCTTAAGAGATGGATAGAAAAAGGAGAATTCTTTCTAGCGACACCTGTCGAACGTTTACCTCGAGATACAATTTTTAAACCTATGAAAGTAACTAGGGAAATTCCTTTAGCTAAATTTATAATGGAGAAAGCTGTAACTTGTAAAGTTAATGAAAGTATTAAAGATGTAGCTAAAAAAATAGTTGAAAAGGAAGTTAACCATATAGTTATTGTTGATGAAGAAAATAAAATTGTTGGGCTTGTTACAAGTTTTGATATAACTAAAGCTGTAGCTGAAGGTGCAAAAACTTTACCTGAAATAATGGTTAAACAAGTTATTACAGCTTCACCTGATGAATCAATTTATTCATGTGTAAGAAAGCTGGAAAAATATAAAATTTCAGCTTTACCTGTAATTGATATGGATGGAAAAGTCTTAGGTTTAGTTACTAGTGAAAAAATAAGTGCTTTAATCGGGAAAGGTGAAAAAATTGAAAGTGGAACTAAAATTTAATAATAAAAAAGTTGCTGAACCTATAATTTCAACGATTATTTTAAAAGAGCAAACAATCATGAATATTCTTAGGGCTCATGTAAATGAAACTGGAGGTAAAGTTCTTGTGGAAATTCCTGACGATAAAGCTGAGCATGTTATTAAAGCCTTTAAAGATTTAGGTGTAGAGGTTAAATTAGAAGTTTTAGCTGAAATAACTGAAGATTGTATTCACTGTGGGCATTGCGTAACCCTTTGTCCAGTTGAAGCAATAACATATGATAAAAATAGTTTATCTGTAAAAATGGTTAGTGAAAAATGTATTCAATGTGGAAGATGCGTTGATGCTTGCCCTGTTAAAGCGATTAAAATATGGCGATAAATTTGAAAGTTATTAGGAAAATTATTGAAGAAACAGATGTTTTAATAAAATCTGATAGTGAAAAAGCTATAAAAAAAGCTTTAAAATCAATTAAAGAAAATAGGCGGTTACTTAAGATATATCTAAGGGATCACCCCTTAATCCTTTACTCTTTAACACCTGTTCCAATAGATTCCAATGCGCCAGAAATAATTAAAAGAATGGTTGAAGCATCAAATAAAGCTTATGTTGGTCCAATGGCTAGTGTAGCTGGAGCTTTAGCAGATTTAGCTCTTGAGGAAATGATTAAAGAAGGTGCTGAAATAGCATTAATTGAAAATGGGGGAGAAATAGCTGTTAATTCAAAAATTGATATTAACATAGGAATTTATGCAAATTCCTCTTTATCAAAAAAATTTGGTTTTAAAATTTCTTATGAAGATTGTCCTTTAGGAATTGGAACAAGCTCATCAAAATCACCTAGAGCTTTAAGTTTTGGTGATGCTGATGCTGTAACAGTAATAGCTGAAAATGCTGCTGTTGCTGATGCATCAGCAACAGCTATTTGTAACATCGTTAAAGGTGAACCTAGAGAAGGTATTCAACAAGGTTTAAACCTGGCTAAAAAAATTAATGGTGTTAAGGGGGTTTTAATTATTAAAGGTAATTACGTAGGTTTATGGGGAAAAATTCCGAAGCTTTTAGAAATTAATGAGTAATCACTATTTTAATTTCAATAATTCTCCTTAGTAATATAAGTGTAATTATCCCAAGAATCACTCCAAATAGGATAAATGGAAACTGAAATCCTGGGATTACAGAGGGATTTAACTGAATTTCCTTTTCAACCTTTAAATCTTCAACATTTACTATAAGTTTATAAAGGCCTGGTGCAGCTTGTTTTCCATCATTACAAATTTGATTCCAAGTAAATTCATATACTAATGTTTGTCCTGAATCTATCGCACTAACAGTTTTTGGAAATTCTGGAGCTGAATAAATTATTTTCCCTTTAAAATCAGCAACCTTAAATGTTACAGAGTTTTCTTCATAGGTTACACGTTTTTGACCAGAATTTACTACTTTAACTTTAAAGAAAATTTTTTCACCAATGAGAAATTGAGTTTTTTCAATTTCAACAGTTAAATTTAAATTTATTTTTTGTTTTAAATATTTGATCTCGAATTCTTGTTTATTAAAACTTATATTAACGGCATATTCAGGTAATTTAATTGTTAAAACATTTAAGCTTGAAGGACCGAAAAGTTTAATTTCATCTTTAGTATTGTAAAAATTAAACGTTCCATTTGTTTGATTCCAACTCCAGCCTTTAAATTGATGTAATTTTATAATATATGTGTCACCCTCTTTTTTAGAAAAGTTTTCAATTATAAAAGTTAGGTAAGCTTCTTTTTTTCTTTCATTAAAAACCAGAGATATTGTTGAATTAATTATTTTCCAATCTACTGCTTTAAAATTTAAAGTTAAATTTTCTTTATATTTTTTATCTCCTTCTTCTAAATAAAAATATCTTTGAGAAGCGAAATCTTCTTTAAAAAATGAGACTGTGCAAAAACCTTTTTCATCAATAGTTTTAACTTCAAGTTTTACTAAAGCTTCTCCGCCCTTGAAGTTAAACCATAAGCTTCTTGATTTTTCTATAAACTTAACAGTTAAGTTATACACTTTTCTATTGTAATGGGCTCCCTCTTCTTCTTTAACCCAAACTTCATGGCTTGAATCTGAAATTAAATTCCATTCCTTAAAGTACCATAAGGCATTAGTTTTTTCTGGAGCTTTATCATAAAATTCCTTTCCTTGAGGCCACAATTCTTCACTCCAAATTTCACCATAAATCAATTGAATATTAGTTTTTACATTGTTTGCATAGGAAGCAGAATCTAATAATCCTTTTACACCTTTTAATGGTGCACTTATTATTATTGCTCCATTTGGAGCTTTCCATCTTTCTGAATTTCTAACGGCGATTTCATACCCTAATACCATCCCACCTGTTGAGTAACCAATTAAATAAGTGAAATTATAACCTTTTTCTAAAATCCAATCATGAACTTTTTCTAAAACTTCACTAGTTGGATAATAACTTAATGTATAAAATTCTTGGTTAGTAAATGGGATTAAAATTTTATCAGTTCCTTTACGTAAAGCCAACACGCTATATTCTTTAGTTAAATCATTTATATACATCATTGCGCTGAAAGTTTCCATA
This region of Candidatus Bathyarchaeota archaeon genomic DNA includes:
- a CDS encoding UPF0280 family protein; translation: MKVIRKIIEETDVLIKSDSEKAIKKALKSIKENRRLLKIYLRDHPLILYSLTPVPIDSNAPEIIKRMVEASNKAYVGPMASVAGALADLALEEMIKEGAEIALIENGGEIAVNSKIDINIGIYANSSLSKKFGFKISYEDCPLGIGTSSSKSPRALSFGDADAVTVIAENAAVADASATAICNIVKGEPREGIQQGLNLAKKINGVKGVLIIKGNYVGLWGKIPKLLEINE
- a CDS encoding 4Fe-4S binding protein, coding for MKVELKFNNKKVAEPIISTIILKEQTIMNILRAHVNETGGKVLVEIPDDKAEHVIKAFKDLGVEVKLEVLAEITEDCIHCGHCVTLCPVEAITYDKNSLSVKMVSEKCIQCGRCVDACPVKAIKIWR
- a CDS encoding homocysteine biosynthesis protein, whose amino-acid sequence is MKELVKTKGTKVAAKEVDVVTTGTFGAMCSSGAFLNFGHSDPPIKIERILINGVEAYHGGAAVDCYIGATKMDPNRPFEYGGGHVIEDLVSGKEVEIEATGYGTDCYPRKYVKTEITIHDLNQAILCNPRNCYQRYNAATNSRNEVIYTYMGKLLPNYGNASYAGAGCLNPLMNDPDYETIGIGTRIFLGGGIGYVIGEGTQHDPKNGFGTLMVKGDLKQMSPEFLKGASFTRYGTTLYVGIGIPIPILNEGLAKKTAVTDDEIETNLLDYGIPKRDRPILKKIKYSELKSGKIELNGKEIPVAPLSSLKKAREITYILKRWIEKGEFFLATPVERLPRDTIFKPMKVTREIPLAKFIMEKAVTCKVNESIKDVAKKIVEKEVNHIVIVDEENKIVGLVTSFDITKAVAEGAKTLPEIMVKQVITASPDESIYSCVRKLEKYKISALPVIDMDGKVLGLVTSEKISALIGKGEKIESGTKI
- a CDS encoding M20/M25/M40 family metallo-hydrolase, encoding MKKKKEIYSINLLKSLLEFYSPSGFEDEISNFIKEELINLGFKAKKDNVGNVIGESGGDKPVILLCSHMDTVPGKIPVKIVDEKIYGRGAVDAKSSLAAIITASANLLHEDFPAKIILAAVVDEEGSGKGIKNLIKQKIKVDYAIFGEPSNTKGVVIGYKGSLKLKVICETVGGHSSAPWLFENAIEKAFEAWNIIKNFRHEKEKLNSKFYSLTSCLTKINGGSNFSLVPNNCEIEVDLRIPPQIHPEEILYLIKKKVNFAKIEALDYVKGYEINSNSFLVKAFIYAIRKVSGSQVSLLKKTGTSDMNILAETLNIPMVAYGPGDSTLDHTENEFININDFLTSIKIYEEALKFLVKI